In Picosynechococcus sp. PCC 7002, the following are encoded in one genomic region:
- a CDS encoding cyclic nucleotide-binding domain-containing protein, whose translation MQKVLFLFGELNDDDIDWLITAGKIAKIPPQTVLIQENQPLENFYILLDGSVSVFIDLMGVTKDIAVLQSGEVFGELSFIDQQLPSASVKTCGECLLLAVSQDKISDRLNQDIGFSARFNRAIATFLASRLRNTVRHLGEDKDFVFNQSRATEAVPSMIQENLNVATTRFDWLLRRVQSQTVPENPV comes from the coding sequence ATGCAGAAAGTATTATTTCTGTTTGGAGAATTAAATGATGATGATATTGACTGGCTTATCACTGCCGGTAAGATTGCCAAAATTCCACCGCAAACAGTTTTAATCCAGGAAAATCAACCCCTGGAAAATTTCTACATTCTCCTCGATGGCTCGGTATCGGTTTTCATTGACCTCATGGGAGTGACAAAGGATATTGCGGTGCTCCAGAGTGGGGAAGTTTTTGGGGAACTGTCTTTTATTGATCAGCAGTTACCCAGTGCCAGTGTCAAAACCTGTGGTGAATGCTTATTACTGGCCGTATCCCAAGACAAAATTTCCGACCGCCTGAATCAAGATATTGGCTTTTCGGCGCGATTTAATCGGGCGATCGCCACTTTTTTAGCGAGTCGTCTTCGGAATACGGTGCGTCACCTCGGCGAGGATAAAGATTTTGTGTTTAATCAAAGTCGCGCTACCGAAGCCGTGCCCAGCATGATTCAAGAAAATCTCAATGTCGCTACCACCCGCTTTGATTGGTTGCTGCGCCGGGTACAATCCCAAACGGTGCCGGAAAATCCTGTTTAA
- a CDS encoding aminotransferase class IV, which translates to MGYWYAGAWYEGTELTLPVSDPSFLFGATLFTTLRAHQNSLTDPRSLWSHHGDRLRHSIKTLQWPAPDWERINQGAQKVATVAPVVRVTILHDGRELILGRPLPEHLAQQQQQGIQGWLAQDPYFQRPQADFKTGNYLSAWQARQRAIALGAGEAILPDPSGHWLETATGNLWGFKQGTWYTPPLGGILPGVMRSHLLGQLQKHQIPVQEIPWDIDLIQTFEAIAYSNSVVGVIPFQAIQGANFSLNALQINHPALRHLQHLSGQLVV; encoded by the coding sequence ATGGGCTATTGGTACGCGGGGGCTTGGTACGAGGGGACAGAACTGACTCTCCCGGTTAGTGATCCGAGTTTTTTATTTGGGGCGACCCTCTTTACGACCCTCCGGGCTCACCAAAACTCCCTCACGGATCCCCGCAGTCTGTGGTCTCACCATGGCGATCGCCTCCGCCACAGCATTAAAACTTTGCAATGGCCAGCACCCGATTGGGAGCGCATTAACCAGGGCGCCCAAAAAGTGGCCACCGTCGCCCCCGTGGTGCGGGTGACAATCCTCCATGATGGCCGCGAACTGATCCTCGGCCGTCCACTGCCGGAACATTTAGCCCAACAGCAGCAGCAGGGAATCCAAGGTTGGTTGGCCCAAGACCCCTACTTCCAGAGACCCCAGGCGGATTTTAAAACAGGCAATTACCTCAGCGCGTGGCAGGCCCGCCAACGGGCGATCGCCTTGGGGGCCGGAGAAGCAATTTTGCCAGATCCCAGCGGCCACTGGCTCGAAACCGCCACCGGAAATTTATGGGGGTTTAAACAAGGAACTTGGTACACGCCGCCCCTAGGGGGAATTTTGCCTGGGGTGATGCGATCGCACCTCCTAGGGCAACTGCAAAAACACCAAATACCCGTCCAGGAAATTCCTTGGGACATTGATTTGATCCAAACCTTCGAGGCGATCGCCTACAGCAACAGCGTCGTGGGCGTGATTCCTTTCCAAGCAATTCAGGGAGCAAATTTTTCCTTAAACGCTCTCCAAATCAACCATCCAGCCCTGCGCCACCTCCAGCATTTGAGCGGTCAACTGGTCGTGTAA
- a CDS encoding TPM domain-containing protein, whose product MNHFLPRPLLRSLFAVCLAVMTWAIAPAAFAVNNPELLPDYETPVVDLANFLPQLQEENLVTDLNNFEAETGWKMRVLTQFDRSPGRAVKEYWGLDDKSILLVADGRGGNLLAFSIGDDVYELMPRTFWIELQTRFGNMYYVREHGENQAIADALETVKVCVTKEGGCIVVPGLPREQWLLTLISSVVGGVICGFAAIPRKEGQAFAWQWALIMSPLWGILFLAFGVGPVVTRTSDWLPLLRNVLGFMMGAIVAFIAPMFNQPNPSESES is encoded by the coding sequence ATGAATCATTTCTTGCCTCGTCCCCTGCTCCGTAGTCTTTTCGCGGTCTGTTTGGCGGTGATGACCTGGGCGATCGCCCCCGCTGCCTTCGCCGTTAACAACCCTGAACTGCTCCCCGATTATGAAACGCCGGTCGTGGATTTGGCGAACTTCCTCCCCCAGCTCCAGGAAGAAAATCTCGTGACGGATCTGAACAATTTTGAAGCAGAAACGGGCTGGAAAATGCGCGTCTTAACTCAATTTGATCGCAGTCCCGGACGGGCCGTAAAGGAATACTGGGGTCTCGATGATAAAAGCATTTTGCTCGTTGCCGATGGTCGGGGGGGTAACCTCTTAGCCTTTAGCATTGGTGATGATGTTTATGAGCTGATGCCCCGCACCTTCTGGATCGAACTCCAGACTCGCTTCGGTAATATGTACTACGTTCGTGAACATGGCGAAAATCAGGCGATCGCCGACGCTCTAGAAACCGTTAAAGTCTGTGTCACCAAAGAAGGCGGTTGTATCGTTGTGCCTGGCTTACCCCGTGAACAGTGGCTACTCACCCTCATTAGTTCCGTTGTTGGGGGCGTTATCTGTGGCTTTGCTGCCATTCCCCGCAAGGAAGGTCAAGCCTTTGCTTGGCAGTGGGCCTTAATCATGTCTCCCCTCTGGGGCATCCTCTTCCTCGCCTTCGGCGTTGGCCCCGTTGTCACCCGCACCTCCGACTGGTTACCCCTACTCCGCAATGTCCTCGGCTTCATGATGGGGGCGATCGTGGCCTTTATTGCGCCGATGTTTAATCAACCGAATCCTTCCGAATCTGAATCCTAA
- a CDS encoding ribonucleotide-diphosphate reductase subunit beta, with product MQQSLLDRMPTNPIFNPDGNDDIAHRSIWFGETTNLMQLNDVRYPWAVGLYQQMRENFWIPQKLDITQDVTDYHNLTDSERRAFDGILSYLTFLDSVQTCNLPHIKSSITAPEISLCIAEQISQEGMHNQSYQYMIETIIPSDRRSAVYDFWRTDKVLRDRCEYIASNYQRYIDNPTPENYFTTLVADYLLEGLYFYNGFVFFYNLASRMLMPGSADIFKMINRDELSHVRLFQKLIPEAMATFDHSVDHIYEMVERAVQYECQWTNHIVGNDILGITEQSTEIYTKYLANIRLQAIGLEPLYKGDQYKKSPYRHLERFSDTKKEGNTKANFFEAGVTSYVMSSGITGWDEF from the coding sequence ATGCAACAATCTCTCCTTGACCGGATGCCCACCAATCCCATCTTTAATCCCGATGGGAATGACGATATCGCCCACCGTTCCATTTGGTTCGGGGAAACTACCAACCTGATGCAGCTGAACGACGTTCGCTACCCTTGGGCGGTGGGACTGTACCAACAGATGCGCGAAAACTTTTGGATTCCCCAGAAGCTGGACATTACCCAGGATGTCACCGACTACCACAACCTGACAGATTCAGAACGCCGCGCCTTTGACGGGATCCTCAGCTACCTCACATTCCTTGATTCTGTCCAAACCTGTAATCTTCCTCACATCAAAAGCTCGATTACGGCCCCAGAGATTAGCCTGTGCATCGCCGAGCAGATCTCCCAGGAGGGGATGCACAACCAGTCCTATCAATACATGATTGAGACGATTATCCCTAGCGATCGCCGCAGTGCCGTCTATGATTTTTGGCGTACGGATAAAGTCTTACGCGATCGCTGTGAGTACATTGCCAGCAACTACCAACGCTACATTGACAACCCCACCCCAGAAAATTACTTCACAACCCTCGTCGCCGACTATTTGCTAGAAGGGCTGTATTTTTACAATGGTTTTGTGTTCTTCTATAACCTTGCCTCGCGGATGTTGATGCCCGGTTCTGCGGATATCTTTAAGATGATTAACCGGGACGAACTCAGCCACGTGCGCCTATTCCAAAAACTGATCCCAGAGGCCATGGCCACCTTTGATCACTCTGTCGATCACATCTATGAAATGGTGGAACGGGCTGTACAGTACGAATGCCAATGGACAAACCACATTGTCGGCAACGATATCCTCGGCATTACAGAACAAAGCACCGAGATTTACACCAAGTATTTAGCGAATATTCGTCTTCAAGCTATCGGCCTCGAACCGTTGTACAAAGGGGATCAATACAAGAAAAGCCCCTACCGTCACCTCGAACGATTCTCAGACACAAAAAAAGAAGGCAACACCAAAGCCAACTTCTTTGAGGCCGGGGTGACCAGCTACGTGATGTCATCGGGAATTACGGGTTGGGATGAATTTTAA
- a CDS encoding STAS domain-containing protein: protein MTVSLRGTYEVIDNKYQIFRLTGLLDAFSEPVFSTAIKNRINEGPHDIILSLAQIDFVDSSGIGALVQLVKHTQNAGGTMQVVTNPRVTQTVKLVRLEKFLSLRNSIDEAIAHLDEKK from the coding sequence CTGACTGTAAGTTTGAGAGGAACTTACGAAGTCATTGACAACAAATATCAAATTTTCCGCTTAACTGGGTTATTGGATGCTTTTTCCGAGCCTGTGTTTAGTACAGCCATCAAAAACCGCATTAATGAAGGCCCCCACGATATTATCCTCTCCCTAGCCCAAATTGATTTTGTGGATAGTTCTGGTATCGGTGCCCTGGTGCAGTTGGTAAAACACACCCAAAATGCTGGGGGAACGATGCAGGTGGTAACCAATCCACGGGTGACCCAAACGGTGAAGTTGGTTCGCCTAGAGAAGTTTTTGTCTCTACGGAACTCCATTGATGAGGCGATCGCCCACCTAGACGAGAAAAAATAG
- a CDS encoding Mini-ribonuclease 3 produces MFVPDITADQLRQLSPASLAYVGDAVYELYSRCYFLLPPCRIADYHGKVVAEVRAETQAQYLTLLEPHLSELERDIVRRGRNAATGKPRRLSLAIYRQATGFEALVGYLYLTNPQRLAELFTCLPQERSGV; encoded by the coding sequence TTGTTTGTCCCTGACATTACCGCTGATCAGCTCCGACAATTATCCCCCGCGTCCTTAGCCTATGTGGGGGATGCTGTTTATGAACTCTACAGCCGCTGTTATTTTTTGTTGCCCCCCTGTCGCATCGCGGATTACCACGGTAAGGTGGTGGCGGAGGTGCGGGCAGAAACCCAAGCCCAATATTTAACTCTCCTGGAACCCCATTTAAGCGAGCTAGAACGGGACATTGTTCGCCGGGGGCGCAATGCAGCCACCGGAAAACCAAGGCGTCTGAGCTTAGCTATTTATCGGCAGGCTACGGGCTTTGAAGCCCTAGTCGGATATCTCTATCTCACAAACCCGCAGCGTTTGGCCGAATTATTTACCTGTTTACCCCAAGAACGGTCTGGGGTCTGA
- the rlmB gene encoding 23S rRNA (guanosine(2251)-2'-O)-methyltransferase RlmB, giving the protein MPQDAPELTPQTAPEEVTEAVTPEEDNDLIYGKHAVLSVLESERPLNRIWVTSRLRHANRFHTLLQAAKNQGTVIDEVSMSRLDYLTNRGVHQGIAVQTAPYEYMELPDLIEQAKAKTESPVVVIADGITDPHNLGAIIRTAEAIGAQGMIIPQRRAVGVTSTVMKVAAGALEHFPVARVVNLSRAMEELKEAGFWIYGTAAGTSKALHNIKFEGAIGLVIGSEGQGLSLLTQKHCDELVAIPMTGKTPSLNASVAAAIALYEVYRQKLVRQVQITLPDTP; this is encoded by the coding sequence ATCCCCCAAGATGCGCCTGAACTCACGCCCCAAACCGCCCCAGAGGAAGTTACCGAAGCAGTCACTCCAGAAGAAGATAATGACTTGATCTACGGCAAACATGCGGTGTTATCAGTGCTGGAGAGCGAACGTCCCCTCAACCGAATTTGGGTCACCTCCCGCCTGCGCCACGCCAATCGTTTCCATACCCTCCTCCAGGCCGCCAAGAACCAAGGCACGGTGATCGACGAAGTGAGCATGTCCCGCCTAGACTATCTGACCAACCGGGGCGTCCACCAGGGCATCGCTGTGCAGACGGCTCCCTATGAATATATGGAGTTGCCGGATCTCATTGAGCAAGCGAAGGCCAAAACAGAATCCCCCGTGGTTGTGATTGCCGACGGCATCACCGATCCCCATAATTTGGGGGCGATTATTCGTACTGCCGAAGCGATTGGTGCCCAAGGGATGATTATTCCCCAACGGCGGGCGGTGGGGGTAACCTCAACGGTGATGAAGGTGGCCGCCGGTGCCCTTGAACATTTCCCGGTTGCGCGGGTGGTCAATCTTAGTCGGGCCATGGAAGAACTCAAGGAAGCTGGTTTCTGGATTTATGGCACTGCCGCCGGAACCAGTAAAGCCTTACACAATATCAAATTTGAAGGTGCGATAGGATTAGTTATCGGTTCGGAAGGACAAGGTCTTAGTTTGTTGACGCAAAAGCATTGTGATGAACTGGTTGCAATTCCGATGACCGGGAAAACCCCTAGCCTAAATGCTTCCGTCGCTGCGGCGATCGCCTTATATGAAGTGTACCGACAAAAGCTTGTACGCCAGGTGCAAATCACCCTCCCGGATACCCCCTAA
- a CDS encoding DUF1816 domain-containing protein has product MKELLLKLFETIGRAYWLEITTEQPECTYYFGPYLSRKEAIAAQPGFLEDLTNEGAQNINVNLQRCRTPKELTIFDDSGSKKTLMPIFSFSH; this is encoded by the coding sequence ATGAAAGAACTTTTGCTCAAGCTCTTCGAGACCATTGGTCGTGCCTATTGGCTTGAAATTACCACTGAGCAACCGGAGTGTACCTACTACTTTGGTCCTTACCTCAGTCGCAAAGAGGCGATCGCCGCCCAGCCCGGTTTCCTCGAAGACCTTACCAACGAAGGCGCCCAGAACATCAACGTAAACCTACAGCGGTGTCGTACCCCCAAAGAGCTCACCATTTTTGATGACTCTGGGTCAAAAAAAACCCTGATGCCCATCTTTAGCTTTAGCCACTAG
- the glyQ gene encoding glycine--tRNA ligase subunit alpha, translating into MSLNFQEIIATLNQFWRDRGCLIAQPYDTEKGAGTMNHHTFLRAIGPEPWSVAYVEPCRRPTDGRYGENPNRVQHYFQYQVIIKPSPDNIQEIYLDSLKALGIQPEDHDIRFVEDNWESPTLGAWGVGWEVWLDGMEITQFTYFQQCGGLDCRPVCIEITYGLERLAMYLQEVDAITKIRWNETTSYGDIFLQSEIEQCTYNFEASNPEMLFQLFSLYEAEAQQLIEKGLVMPSLDYVLKCSHTFNLLDARGVIAVAERTRYIGRIRHMARQVAHLYLAQREELGFPLQKAIA; encoded by the coding sequence GTGTCGTTAAATTTTCAAGAAATCATCGCCACCCTCAATCAATTTTGGCGGGATCGTGGTTGTCTAATTGCCCAGCCCTACGACACCGAAAAAGGGGCCGGCACTATGAACCATCACACTTTTTTGCGGGCGATTGGCCCTGAACCTTGGTCCGTTGCCTATGTCGAACCTTGCCGTCGCCCTACCGATGGCCGCTACGGTGAAAACCCCAACCGGGTACAGCATTATTTCCAGTACCAGGTGATCATCAAACCGTCACCGGACAACATTCAAGAAATCTATTTAGACTCCCTCAAAGCCCTAGGGATTCAGCCGGAAGACCACGATATCCGCTTTGTAGAAGATAACTGGGAGTCGCCGACCCTCGGTGCCTGGGGTGTGGGCTGGGAAGTGTGGCTTGATGGCATGGAAATCACCCAATTTACCTACTTTCAACAATGTGGTGGCCTTGACTGCCGCCCGGTTTGTATTGAAATTACCTACGGCCTAGAACGCCTGGCAATGTACCTCCAGGAAGTGGACGCGATCACCAAGATCCGCTGGAATGAGACCACCAGCTACGGAGATATTTTCCTGCAAAGTGAAATTGAGCAATGCACCTACAATTTTGAAGCGTCTAATCCGGAAATGTTGTTTCAGCTATTTTCGCTCTACGAAGCAGAAGCTCAACAACTCATTGAGAAAGGGTTGGTGATGCCGAGCCTTGATTATGTGCTGAAATGTTCCCACACCTTTAATTTACTCGATGCGCGGGGGGTGATTGCCGTGGCCGAACGTACCCGCTACATTGGGCGGATTCGTCACATGGCCCGCCAGGTGGCCCACCTTTACCTTGCCCAACGGGAAGAATTGGGCTTTCCGTTACAAAAGGCGATCGCCTAA
- a CDS encoding fructosamine kinase family protein yields the protein MRTSLGAIAEHIAATTGQPFTLEQQRSVGGGCINQGYCLAGSGQRYFVKLNRPNQTAMFAAEALALQQMGATQTIRVPKPICWGETESNSYIVLEWIDLGGGSGDAWQAMGHHLAELHRRGTAEKFGWDRPNTIGSTPQMNDWQSNWAEFWAEQRLGYQLRLARRKGGDFPEPQRIIEGVRRILRDHQPQPSLVHGDLWSGNAAVTDQGEPIIFDPAAYYGDREVDIAMTELFGGFPGRFYQGYNEAWPLDSGYGDRRDLYNLYHVLNHFNLFGGGYGNQAKRIIQQLF from the coding sequence ATGCGTACTTCCCTAGGGGCCATTGCCGAGCACATTGCGGCAACCACTGGCCAACCGTTTACCCTCGAACAGCAGCGTTCCGTGGGGGGCGGCTGTATTAATCAGGGCTACTGTTTGGCAGGCTCTGGCCAGCGGTATTTTGTGAAGCTCAATCGCCCGAATCAGACGGCAATGTTCGCCGCAGAAGCCTTGGCCCTCCAGCAAATGGGCGCAACCCAAACTATCCGTGTTCCAAAGCCCATCTGTTGGGGGGAAACCGAGAGTAATAGTTATATCGTCCTGGAATGGATCGACCTCGGTGGTGGTAGTGGTGATGCTTGGCAAGCCATGGGCCACCACCTCGCAGAACTTCACCGTCGGGGTACGGCGGAAAAATTTGGCTGGGATCGCCCCAACACCATTGGTTCTACGCCCCAAATGAATGACTGGCAAAGCAATTGGGCTGAATTTTGGGCGGAACAACGCCTTGGCTATCAACTGCGTCTTGCGAGGCGAAAAGGGGGCGATTTTCCGGAGCCACAGCGGATCATTGAAGGAGTACGAAGAATTTTGCGGGATCATCAGCCCCAACCCTCCCTCGTCCACGGGGATCTTTGGTCAGGGAATGCCGCAGTGACCGACCAGGGGGAACCAATTATTTTTGACCCAGCGGCCTACTACGGCGATCGCGAAGTAGATATTGCGATGACAGAGCTATTTGGTGGCTTTCCGGGACGTTTTTACCAGGGCTATAACGAGGCTTGGCCCCTGGATTCTGGCTATGGCGATCGCCGCGATTTATACAACCTCTATCACGTGCTCAATCACTTCAATTTATTTGGTGGGGGCTATGGCAACCAAGCCAAGCGAATTATTCAGCAGCTTTTTTAA
- a CDS encoding TIGR04282 family arsenosugar biosynthesis glycosyltransferase: MASKPPGALGRGCTVLWATPRLSVMCHKAAHLIIFTRYPVPGQTKTRLIPALGAEGAATLQRHLTEDTLKTVEVLKNIDISIYFSGATMPQMAAWLGEQWHYQAQQGQDLGDRLIHAFQTSEQQGYDKTVVIGIDCPSITDEILAAAFDKLDAAEVVLGPAVDGGYYLIGLRQNIAALFTKMPWGTAQVFSETEARCQQLNLSLALLPILQDIDEPTDLRVWDNLKNTLKKAAE, from the coding sequence ATGGCAAGCAAACCCCCAGGGGCCTTGGGGCGCGGTTGTACCGTTCTATGGGCAACACCCCGTTTATCAGTAATGTGTCACAAAGCAGCTCATCTCATTATTTTCACCCGCTACCCGGTGCCGGGCCAGACAAAAACCCGTTTAATTCCTGCTTTAGGGGCGGAGGGGGCCGCAACACTACAACGCCACCTGACGGAAGATACTCTGAAAACCGTAGAAGTTTTGAAAAATATCGATATTTCGATTTACTTTTCCGGCGCTACAATGCCCCAAATGGCGGCCTGGCTGGGGGAACAGTGGCATTATCAAGCGCAACAGGGCCAAGATTTAGGCGATCGCCTGATTCATGCTTTTCAAACCAGTGAACAACAAGGTTATGACAAAACCGTGGTGATTGGTATCGACTGCCCAAGCATTACCGATGAAATTCTCGCAGCGGCCTTTGATAAACTCGATGCGGCTGAAGTTGTCCTTGGCCCAGCAGTAGACGGTGGTTATTATCTGATTGGTCTGCGCCAAAATATTGCTGCTCTCTTTACAAAAATGCCCTGGGGTACAGCTCAAGTTTTCTCGGAAACCGAGGCCCGCTGCCAGCAGTTAAATCTAAGCCTTGCCTTACTGCCAATACTCCAGGACATTGACGAACCCACCGATCTCAGGGTTTGGGACAACCTTAAAAACACTCTTAAAAAAGCTGCTGAATAA
- the tsaB gene encoding tRNA (adenosine(37)-N6)-threonylcarbamoyltransferase complex dimerization subunit type 1 TsaB yields MAIAPEPTLGLALHTTTPQLGLSLRNLVTGEQRTALWELGRDLSAQLHCYLQEFIQPHAWQDIAFLGVAKGPGGFTGTRLGVVTARTLAQQLNIPLYGISTLAAIAQRSTTGCAFRNRENCLGQTVAVALPARRGAVFGAIYQITATGAIALVPDQLFTPTAWADCQGNFPDLQVIDPPETIGDTVTEVLSLAQSQWQANPQGPWGAVVPFYGQHPVYQ; encoded by the coding sequence ATGGCGATCGCACCGGAGCCCACCTTGGGTTTAGCACTCCACACCACAACCCCCCAGTTAGGGCTGAGTTTACGGAACTTGGTCACAGGGGAACAACGCACGGCCCTGTGGGAACTGGGACGGGATCTATCGGCCCAACTCCATTGCTATCTCCAGGAGTTTATCCAGCCCCATGCTTGGCAAGACATCGCCTTTTTAGGGGTGGCAAAGGGGCCTGGTGGCTTTACGGGCACTCGGTTAGGCGTTGTCACGGCCCGCACCCTCGCCCAACAGTTAAACATTCCCCTCTATGGCATCTCGACCTTAGCGGCGATCGCACAGCGATCCACGACGGGGTGCGCTTTTCGGAACCGAGAAAATTGTCTGGGTCAAACGGTGGCTGTGGCTTTGCCAGCGCGACGGGGCGCAGTCTTTGGGGCCATTTATCAAATCACTGCGACAGGGGCGATCGCCCTCGTGCCGGATCAGTTATTTACCCCCACGGCTTGGGCAGATTGTCAGGGCAATTTTCCTGATTTGCAGGTGATCGATCCCCCAGAAACGATTGGTGATACTGTGACTGAAGTTTTAAGCCTTGCCCAATCCCAATGGCAAGCAAACCCCCAGGGGCCTTGGGGCGCGGTTGTACCGTTCTATGGGCAACACCCCGTTTATCAGTAA
- the rpsN gene encoding 30S ribosomal protein S14: MAKKSMIERDKKRARMVAKYAAKRAALKEAFNNAADPLEKLEIHRKIQNLPRNSSPTRMRNRCQITGRPRSYYRDFGLCRNVLRDWAHQGLLPGVVKSSW, translated from the coding sequence ATGGCCAAGAAATCAATGATTGAGCGCGACAAGAAACGTGCTCGCATGGTGGCAAAATACGCCGCAAAAAGAGCTGCCCTTAAGGAAGCTTTTAACAACGCAGCTGATCCCCTCGAAAAACTCGAAATCCACCGCAAAATCCAGAATCTTCCCCGCAACAGCTCTCCGACCCGGATGCGCAACCGTTGCCAAATTACTGGCAGACCCCGCAGCTACTACCGCGACTTTGGTCTGTGCCGTAACGTCCTCCGGGATTGGGCTCACCAAGGCTTGCTCCCCGGCGTGGTTAAATCCAGTTGGTAA
- a CDS encoding DUF7219 family protein yields MSESEKEKFLFPIESYRGDFKMEKVLFNANLQEFAQRVNFICNLETNGKISSQQAYQEIKNLWKTLKSTRKSLELPDEENKA; encoded by the coding sequence ATGTCTGAATCCGAAAAAGAAAAATTTTTATTCCCCATTGAGAGCTACCGAGGCGACTTCAAAATGGAGAAAGTCCTCTTTAATGCCAACCTCCAGGAGTTTGCCCAGCGGGTGAATTTTATCTGCAACCTAGAAACGAACGGCAAAATTTCATCACAACAAGCCTATCAAGAAATAAAAAACCTTTGGAAAACCCTTAAAAGTACCCGCAAAAGCCTTGAACTCCCCGACGAGGAGAACAAAGCCTAA